Proteins co-encoded in one Mycobacterium mantenii genomic window:
- a CDS encoding nitroreductase family deazaflavin-dependent oxidoreductase: protein MGSGTPIKPPWWLKPANKVFIQMSRLGLSFGGESPVVLTVPGRKSGTPRSTPVTPMTVDGKRYVVGGFPGADWIRNVRAAGHATLARGRHSERVQMVELSADAARPFLRAFPTEVPTGVGFMKRSGLVKDGRPEEFEALAGVCPVFRLDPV from the coding sequence ATGGGAAGCGGCACGCCGATCAAGCCGCCGTGGTGGCTGAAGCCGGCGAACAAGGTCTTCATCCAGATGTCGCGGCTGGGCCTCAGCTTCGGCGGGGAAAGCCCGGTGGTGTTGACCGTCCCCGGCCGCAAGTCCGGGACACCCCGGTCGACGCCGGTGACACCGATGACGGTGGACGGCAAACGGTATGTGGTGGGCGGATTTCCGGGTGCGGATTGGATCCGCAACGTCCGCGCCGCCGGCCACGCGACGCTGGCCCGCGGCCGGCACTCCGAGCGGGTGCAGATGGTGGAGTTGTCCGCCGACGCGGCGCGGCCGTTCCTGCGTGCGTTTCCCACCGAGGTGCCGACCGGCGTCGGCTTCATGAAACGCTCGGGGTTGGTCAAGGACGGACGGCCCGAGGAGTTCGAGGCGCTGGCCGGCGTGTGTCCGGTGTTTCGACTGGACCCGGTATAG
- a CDS encoding 1,4-dihydroxy-2-naphthoyl-CoA synthase, protein MSDNPFDAQAWRPVDGFGDLTDITYHRHVDDATVRVAFDRPEVRNAFRPHTVDELYRVLDHARMSPDVGVVLLTGNGPSPKDGGWAFCSGGDQRIRGRSGYQYASGETADTVDTARAGRLHILEVQRLIRFMPKVVICLVNGWAAGGGHSLHVVCDLTLASREHARFKQTDADVGSFDGGYGSAYLARQVGQKFAREIFFLGRPYTAEQMHRMGAVNAVVDHAELESEAIQWAREINAKSPQAQRMLKFAFNLLDDGLVGQQLFAGEATRLAYMTDEAVEGRDAFLEKRDPDWSRFPRYF, encoded by the coding sequence TTGAGTGACAACCCTTTTGATGCGCAGGCCTGGCGTCCGGTCGACGGGTTCGGCGACCTGACGGACATCACCTATCACCGGCACGTCGACGACGCCACGGTGCGGGTGGCGTTCGACCGGCCCGAGGTGCGCAATGCGTTTCGGCCGCACACCGTCGACGAGCTGTACCGGGTGCTCGACCACGCCCGGATGTCCCCCGACGTCGGCGTGGTGCTGCTGACCGGGAACGGGCCTTCGCCCAAGGACGGCGGCTGGGCGTTCTGCTCCGGCGGCGATCAGCGCATCCGCGGGCGGTCCGGTTACCAGTACGCGAGCGGCGAGACGGCCGACACCGTCGACACCGCCCGCGCCGGCCGCCTGCACATCCTCGAGGTGCAGCGGCTGATCCGTTTCATGCCCAAGGTGGTCATCTGCCTGGTAAACGGGTGGGCGGCCGGCGGCGGGCACAGCCTGCACGTGGTCTGCGACCTCACCCTGGCCAGCCGCGAGCACGCCCGCTTCAAGCAGACCGATGCCGACGTCGGCAGTTTCGACGGCGGCTACGGCAGCGCCTACCTCGCGCGTCAGGTCGGCCAGAAGTTCGCTCGCGAGATCTTCTTCCTGGGCCGGCCCTACACCGCCGAGCAGATGCACCGCATGGGCGCGGTCAACGCCGTCGTCGACCATGCCGAGCTGGAATCGGAGGCTATCCAGTGGGCGCGCGAGATCAACGCCAAATCCCCACAGGCGCAACGCATGCTGAAGTTCGCGTTCAACCTGCTCGACGACGGCCTGGTGGGCCAGCAGCTGTTCGCGGGTGAGGCCACCCGGCTGGCCTACATGACCGACGAGGCCGTCGAGGGCCGCGACGCCTTCCTGGAAAAGCGGGACCCGGACTGGAGCCGGTTCCCCCGGTACTTCTAG
- a CDS encoding SDR family oxidoreductase — protein sequence MSKSPFRRIADQLVLATMRPPMAPQVLVNRPLIKPIELAGKQILLTGASSGIGEAAAEQFARAGATVVVVARRQDLLDALAERITTAGGEALSIPCDVSEMDAVDALVADVEKRLGGIDILINNAGRSIRRPLAESLERWHDVERTMVLNYYAPLRLIRGLAPGMIERGDGHIINVSTWGVLSEASPLFAVYNASKAALSTVSRVVETEWGDKGVHSTTLYYPLVATPMIAPTKAYQGMPALTSEEAGEWMITAARTRPVRIAPRMAIAAKALDTFGPRWVNAVMQRQSIQPNRAVDS from the coding sequence GTGAGCAAGAGTCCTTTTCGCCGGATCGCCGACCAGCTGGTGCTGGCGACCATGCGACCCCCCATGGCGCCGCAGGTACTGGTCAACCGTCCGTTGATCAAGCCGATCGAATTGGCCGGCAAGCAAATCCTGCTCACCGGGGCGTCGTCGGGCATCGGCGAGGCCGCGGCCGAACAGTTCGCCCGTGCGGGCGCCACGGTGGTCGTCGTCGCCCGCCGCCAGGATCTGCTGGACGCGCTGGCCGAGCGGATCACCACGGCGGGCGGCGAAGCGCTGTCGATCCCGTGCGACGTCTCGGAGATGGACGCCGTCGACGCGCTGGTCGCCGACGTCGAGAAGCGTCTCGGCGGGATCGACATCCTGATCAACAACGCCGGCCGGTCCATCCGCCGCCCGCTCGCCGAGTCGCTGGAACGCTGGCATGACGTCGAGCGGACCATGGTGCTCAACTACTACGCGCCGCTGCGGCTGATCCGCGGACTGGCGCCGGGGATGATCGAGCGCGGCGACGGCCACATCATCAACGTCTCGACGTGGGGGGTGCTGTCGGAGGCCTCGCCGCTGTTCGCGGTGTACAACGCCTCGAAGGCCGCGCTGTCGACGGTGAGCCGGGTCGTGGAGACCGAGTGGGGCGACAAGGGGGTGCACTCCACCACGCTCTACTACCCGCTGGTGGCCACCCCGATGATCGCGCCGACGAAGGCCTACCAGGGGATGCCGGCGCTGACGTCGGAGGAGGCCGGCGAGTGGATGATCACCGCGGCCCGCACCCGCCCGGTGCGCATCGCACCGCGGATGGCGATCGCCGCCAAGGCGCTGGACACCTTCGGCCCCCGCTGGGTCAACGCCGTCATGCAGCGCCAAAGCATCCAGCCAAACCGCGCAGTCGACAGCTGA
- a CDS encoding VOC family protein, with the protein MEILASRMLLRPADYQRSLTFYRDEIGLAIAREYGGGTVFFAGQSLLELAGYGSPDHSHGPFPGALWLQVRDIEATQAELRGRGVAIAREARQEPWGLYEMHVIDPDGITLIFLEIPSDHPLRRDTRGE; encoded by the coding sequence ATGGAGATCCTGGCCAGTCGGATGCTGCTCCGGCCGGCGGACTATCAGCGGTCGCTGACCTTCTACCGTGACGAAATCGGCCTGGCGATAGCCCGTGAATATGGCGGCGGCACAGTGTTTTTCGCGGGGCAGTCGCTGCTTGAGCTCGCCGGTTACGGTTCCCCGGACCACTCCCACGGCCCCTTCCCGGGCGCGCTGTGGTTGCAGGTCCGCGACATTGAGGCGACCCAGGCCGAGCTGCGCGGCCGCGGGGTGGCGATCGCGCGCGAGGCCCGCCAGGAACCGTGGGGCCTGTACGAGATGCATGTGATCGACCCGGACGGGATCACGCTGATCTTCCTCGAAATCCCCTCCGACCACCCGTTACGGCGTGACACCCGGGGTGAATGA
- a CDS encoding DUF3349 domain-containing protein translates to MNGFLNSIVSWLRAGYPEGVPPTDTFPVLALLARRLSGDEVKDVACELIRRGEFDDVDIGVLITQITDELPSPSDVERVRVRLAAQGWPFDEAEDPA, encoded by the coding sequence GTGAACGGATTCCTCAATTCGATTGTCTCGTGGCTGCGGGCCGGATATCCGGAAGGCGTCCCGCCGACGGACACCTTCCCGGTGCTCGCGTTGCTGGCCCGCCGGTTATCCGGCGACGAGGTCAAGGACGTGGCCTGCGAACTGATCCGGCGCGGCGAGTTCGACGACGTCGACATCGGCGTCCTGATCACCCAGATCACCGACGAACTGCCGTCGCCGTCCGATGTCGAACGGGTGCGGGTGCGGCTGGCGGCCCAGGGTTGGCCGTTCGACGAGGCCGAGGATCCCGCATAG
- the menE gene encoding o-succinylbenzoate--CoA ligase, which yields MLDGRDPALVALPARDERESDALRVGLRVGEAIDDDVALVAATSGTTGVPKGALLTAAALKASATATHDRLGGPGGWLLALPPHHIAGVQVLVRSVLAGSAPVEMDVTEGFDVAELPSAIRALGSGRRYTSLVAAQLAKALGDPAAAAALAELDAVLLGGGPAPRPILDAAAAAGITMVRTYGMSETAGGCVYDGVPLNGVRVRTVDGRIVIGGATLAKGYRNPVDPDPFAEPGWFATDDLGTVSDAGVLIVLGRADDAISTGGLTVLPQPVEAALCTHPAVSDCAVFGVADDRLGQRVVAAIVVRDGSAAPTLDALRAQVTGTLDATAAPREVHIVDALPRRGIGKVDRAALVRRFAGASDQ from the coding sequence GTGCTGGACGGGCGCGACCCCGCACTGGTCGCCCTGCCCGCACGCGACGAGCGCGAGTCGGATGCGCTGCGGGTGGGCCTGCGCGTCGGGGAGGCCATCGACGACGACGTGGCCCTGGTCGCGGCGACGTCGGGCACCACCGGAGTACCCAAGGGGGCGCTACTGACCGCCGCCGCCTTGAAGGCCAGCGCGACGGCCACCCACGACCGCCTCGGCGGGCCGGGCGGCTGGCTGCTCGCCCTGCCGCCCCACCACATCGCCGGCGTGCAGGTCTTGGTGCGCAGCGTGCTCGCCGGCTCGGCACCGGTCGAGATGGATGTCACCGAAGGCTTCGATGTCGCCGAATTACCCAGTGCGATAAGGGCCTTGGGTTCGGGCCGGCGCTACACGTCGCTGGTGGCCGCGCAACTGGCCAAGGCGCTCGGCGACCCGGCGGCCGCGGCCGCCCTCGCCGAACTCGACGCCGTGCTGCTCGGCGGCGGACCGGCGCCGCGACCGATCCTCGACGCCGCGGCCGCGGCGGGCATCACCATGGTCCGCACCTACGGGATGAGCGAAACGGCCGGAGGCTGTGTATACGACGGTGTCCCGCTGAACGGGGTGCGGGTGCGGACGGTCGACGGGCGCATCGTCATCGGGGGCGCGACCCTGGCCAAGGGCTACCGCAACCCGGTCGACCCGGATCCGTTCGCCGAGCCGGGCTGGTTTGCGACCGACGACCTCGGCACCGTCAGCGATGCGGGCGTCCTGATTGTGCTGGGCCGCGCCGACGACGCGATCAGCACCGGCGGGTTGACCGTGCTGCCGCAACCGGTCGAGGCGGCGCTGTGCACCCATCCCGCCGTCAGCGATTGCGCCGTGTTCGGAGTGGCCGACGACCGACTGGGCCAGCGGGTGGTTGCCGCGATCGTGGTGCGCGACGGATCCGCCGCGCCGACCCTGGACGCGCTGCGCGCGCAGGTGACGGGCACCCTGGACGCCACCGCCGCGCCGCGCGAGGTGCACATCGTCGACGCGCTGCCGCGCCGCGGCATCGGCAAGGTCGACCGGGCGGCGCTGGTGCGCCGCTTCGCCGGCGCGAGCGATCAATAG